Proteins from one Cyprinus carpio isolate SPL01 chromosome B15, ASM1834038v1, whole genome shotgun sequence genomic window:
- the LOC109075050 gene encoding inositol polyphosphate 5-phosphatase K-like, translating into MEDDLSQALNSVSLEQKDDKMDTFGLYVVTWNVATAEPPDDVNSLLQLNSPKKPDLYVIGLQEVKAAPLKFVTDLAFEDSWSHLFMNTLAPLGYIKVSSIRMQGLLLLFFSKLEHVPFIRDIQVTYTRTGLYGYWGNKGGVSIRLSFYGHMLCFLNCHLTAHMDYASQRVNEFESILDAQTFDTKNTPLILDHKVVFWFGDLNFRIEDHEMLFVKNCITNQQYNLLWSKDQLTMMKQKEATLQKFKEGPLDFHPSYKFDLHSDNYDTRVQKTWFGFNGKKRKPAWCDRILWRVKPKSSLSEDANEDGQNQEDPKKQLEEQHKDEFPLKLSQEFYTSKMEYGISDHKPVIGIFRLELRKIYETPLVQVSAEGEWSANFDALITYSLLQTFPSSAWDWIGFIQVGFKSVSDYITYTWVKDYQVSFTKKLFQVYVNKDKIPVLGGECVLCYYSSNLQRIVGISKPFKVIDLKVQTEEGLVPENISGLDETVAS; encoded by the exons ATGGAGGACGATTTGTCACAAGCTTTGAATTCTGTCAGTCTGGAGCAGAAAGACGACAAGATGGACACTTTTGG GCTGTACGTGGTCACGTGGAATGTGGCCACAGCTGAGCCTCCTGACGATGTGAACTCTCTGCTTCAGCTCAACTCCCCGAAGAAACCTGACCTCTATGTGATCGG GCTGCAGGAGGTGAAGGCTGCACCTCTCAAGTTTGTCACAGATTTGGCCTTCGAGGATTCCTGGAGTCACCTCTTCATGAACACGCTGGCTCCATTGGGATATATTAAG GTGTCCTCCATACGGATGCAAGGTCTGCTCTTGCTTTTCTTTTCCAAGCTGGAGCACGTCCCCTTTATCAGAGACATTCAGGTCACTTACACCCGCACAGGACTCTATGGCTACTGG GGTAATAAAGGAGGTGTGTCCATCCGCCTGTCCTTCTACGGCCACATGCTCTGCTTCCTGAACTGTCACCTGACCGCCCACATGGACTACGCCTCTCAGCGGGTGAATGAGTTCGAATCTATTCTAGATGCTCAGACCTTTGACACCAAAAACACGCCACTCATTTTGGATCACAA AGTGGTGTTCTGGTTTGGGGATTTGAATTTTCGTATTGAGGACCACGAGATGCTCTTTGTAAAGAACTGCATCACCAACCAGCAGTATAATCTTCTTTGGTCTAAAGATCAG CTCACCATGATGAAGCAGAAGGAAGCTACTTTGCAGAAGTTTAAAGAAGGACCTCTAGACTTTCATCCCAGCTATAAATTTGATTTGCACTCTGATAACTATGACACAAG GGTACAGAAGACATGGTTTGGTTTTAA TGGAAAAAAACGCAAGCCTGCGTGGTGTGACAGGATCCTCTGGAGAGTGAAGCCCAAGTCCTCACTGTCAGAGGACGCTAATGAAGATGGTCAAAATCAAGAGGATCCAAAGAAACAGCTGGAGGAGCAACATAAAGACGAGTTCCCTCTAAAACTGAGCCAGGAGTTTTACACAAGTAAAATGGAGTATGGCATCAGCGACCATAAGCCTGTCATCGGCATCTTCCGCTTGGAG TTGAGAAAGATATACGAGACGCCATTGGTGCAGGTGAGCGCTGAGGGAGAATGGAGTGCCAACTTTGACGCCCTCATAACCTACAGCCTTCTCCAGACCTTTCCCTCCAGTGCCTGGGATTGGATCGGTTTTAT ACAGGTTGGTTTTAAAAGCGTTTCAGACTATATCACGTACACCTGGGTGAAGGATTACCAGGTGTCTTTCACTAAGAAGCTCTTTCAA GTTTATGTGAACAAAGATAAAATTCCCGTTCTTGGGGGAGAATGTGTGCTGTGCTATTACAGCAGCAACTTGCAGCGCATTGTTGGTATTAGTAAACCTTTTAAGGTGA TTGATTTAAAGGTGCAGACTGAAGAGGGTTTAGTGCCTGAAAATATCAGCGGACTAGATGAAACAGTAGCCAGTTAA